In Cygnus atratus isolate AKBS03 ecotype Queensland, Australia chromosome 14, CAtr_DNAZoo_HiC_assembly, whole genome shotgun sequence, the DNA window GGGGTGACGATGCTCAGCGTGGGTCCGGACCCACACCCACGGGTGCAGATCCCCCACGCAGGGTGACATCGCACCAGCGCACAGCCCGCGGTGACGGGGGCACGCGCACGCTGCTCCCCCCGCGCAGGCACACGCGGTGCTCCCTGCACGCACACGTGCGTGTGGTGCAGCAACGCGAGCCCCGATCCGCTGCGCACACTCAGCTGGTGCGGGCACGGATGTGCACACGTGTGCATACCCTGCTCGTGCACACAtgtgcttttttcctgctctgtgtgGGTGCACAAATGGATGCATCACACTCTGTGCACACGCGTGTACACGTGCACTCACTGCCGGGGCTTGCTTGGATCGATCCAAAGCCGTGTCGTGCTCCTGCTCATCTCCCTACCTCCATCCCTGGCCCCGTGCAGGGTGGGGAtggctgctttttctcctcccttccaccCGGGACATGCCTCCGGGCGGCTGTGCGTGCCTTCAACAGGGTGGGAATGTCTGTTCCCTTGCAGGAAGGATGGTTGTAGGATGAGGGAGCAGAGCGGAGCTAGGCTTTGGGGCTATAGCTTTGTCTCCAGCAGCCGagctgccttccctcctgccGAGGGAGAGCTCCCCACTTCTTCATCCAGCAGACGCCTGTCCGTGGGTGAGCGCAGGGACAGAGGGACTGTGAGCTGCTGGCTTGCAGGAGGCAGGCACCAGGGCGGACAGTGCCAGATGCTCCACTTGTTGAGGGTCCACCCGATGCTGGGGCGAGCAGGAGCTCAGCACTGAGCTTGGCACCAGCCGTGTGGCACTGCACAGGGGTGATGCCAGAGGAGCACCCACCCATCCCACAGGCTGGGTGCAGCGTGCAGAGAGGAGCAATGGGGGTGGCGAGAGTGGGTCACCGCCGCGGGGCCGTGGCAGATGTTGCAGATGCTGATTTTGGGGCACGCAGTGAGGCCAGTGTGTCTGTTCCCAGCCAGGGAAGCAGGGGGCAGGGAAGCTGGTGGCCACGCATAGCACCGAAGCGTGTGGCTCGGCACAGAAGGGGGCAGTCCTCGTGGGGCTGGCGCTGCCCCTGCAGCTTTGGCACACTGGGAGGAGGTTTCCAGTGGCCGGGCGACTGCAGTGCAGCGTGCAGTGTGCGTCTGCAATGCAGGGGGGCAGCGCTTTGGGCGCCGTCTCTGCAGCGGGCAGCGTGGGCACTGGCACCCGAGGGCACCCCACTGCGTGCGGGCATCGTCCCAGCCTGGAGCGGGCAGCACCGGGAAGGAGCAGCGCTCCTGCAGCAAGCGCAGGGGATGTTTTGGGGCTGGCGCAGGGTGCGGGGTTGCCTAGTGACCGCGCAGCAGCGGGGAGATGCTGTGCCGACCGGCGCGGCGTGCAGGGGCTGTGCGGAGCCGCCGCGCCGCggggaggctcaggggctgCGTGCGgggtgggcagcggggctgcgTCCCTCAGGCCCCGCGCTGGGCACTGCCCCTGATCCTGCGGGGCCGTGGGCAGGGGGCAGCGCCCCGCATGCAGTGTGGGGTGGGTGATGTGCGGGGCTCCTGCATCCCTGCAGCACCGGATGGGTGGCGCCTTTGTAGTGCGAAGCCTGTCCCGTGCCgctctgtccctgctgtggCAGTGCCCTGTGTCCCTGCAGTGCTGGACTCGTGGTGTTTCTGCAGGGCAAGCAGTGCCCCGTGCCCCTACGGTGCCAGAGGGGTGGCATCCCTGCAGTGCAATCAGTGCCCCATGCACCTGCAGCGCCCCACAGGTGTCATCCCTTCAATCCAGGCACAGCCCGTCCCTTTGCTGCCGCCACCAtgcagtgctggcagggcaCACGGTGCCCTGTGCCCCCAGGGTGCGTGGCAGGCAGTGTCCCCGCAGCTTGTGGCACGCAGTGCCCCCATGTCTCTGCGGTGAGAGGCTgtgtcccagcccagccagctcccGTCGGGTCGCTGGCAGCAGGCTGCGTGCAGCCTGCCCCGTCAGCGTGCCTGGCTGGCTGTAATTACAGCTTGCATGCTGACGAAGAGGGTGGACGGTGGCAGGAGTGGCTTCCTGTCCCTTGCAGGAAGGGCCAGGGTTGCAATGACGGGGTTGCTCACTCGGGCAGGGTGGTGCAGGAACTTGGTACACCGGGACCAGTCCTCCCAGGCGCTCGTCTGtgggggctggggccgggcggTCCCCTGGTGCCCCTTCCCCTTGGGGACACCGCTTTGGGACCACGTCCAGTCCCACCGGCTGCACCCGAAGCTGCTGGGGCTCGCGCCGCTTAACCCACGGTGTCTGTGTCTCCTTGCAGCTCCCCTGCGGCGCAGGATGAGGCCCCTCGCCTCCTGCCTGGGCCTGTGgctcctctgccagctgcctgccctggtCTGCGGGACACGGGTGGTCTACAAAGTGCAGGAGGAGCAACCCCCCAACACACTTATTGGCAGCCTGGCCTCTGACTACGGCTTCCCAGACGTGGGGCACCTCTACAAGCTGGAAGTGGGGGCCCCGTACCTGCGTGTGGACGGCAAGACTGGGGACATCTACACCACGGAGACCTCCATCGACCGGGAGAGCTTGCGTGAgtgccagcacctcctgcccggCGAGCCCTGCTACCTGGAGTTCGAGGTGTCCATCACTGACCTGATCATGAACAGCAGCCCACGCCTGCTGGAGGGGCAGATAGAGGTGCTCGATATCAACGACAACACGCCCAACTTCGCCTCGCCCGTTCTCACCCTGACCATCCCCGAGAACACCAACATCGGGGCTCTCTTCTCCATCCCCCCGGCCATGGACCGCGACTCGGGTCCCAACGGCGTTGCCTCCTACGAGCTGATGGCCGGCCCCGAGGCGCAGGAGCTCTTTGGGCTGCAGGTGGCCGAGGACCAGGACGAGAAGCAGCCGCAGCTGATCGTCATGGGGAACCTGGACCGGGAGCAGTGGGACTCCTATGACCTGACCATCAAGGTGCAGGACGGGGGCAGCCCGCCGCGGGCGAGCAGTGCCCTGCTGCGCATCACCATCGTGGACATGAACGACAATGCGCCCAAGTTCGAGAAGGCCCTCTACGAGGCAGAGCTGTCCGAAAACAGCCCCGTGGGGCACTCTGTCCTCCAGGTAAGTTTGCGGGggctttcttctcctccccagctctccttgCAGGGACAGCCTGGGGGATTCTCTATGGCCACGTGCTGCCTTGGGAGGGAGAGCTCAGAGGAGCCTGCAGCCTCACCCTGGGATGTCACCTCCGCTGAAAAGCGTTGGGACGAGATGCTCGGGaagctgcagccagggcaggggctgcaagACCATGGCttagaagcagcagcaaggctggcGGGtctgcaggagcacagctgcAGGTTTTGGGGAGGGCTGGGACTCACGGTCCATAGAAGAGCCTGGCTTCACGCCTGGCTGGTACAAATGCTGTCCGCAGACAGGACATTGACCCATTTGCAAGTCACATTCCCATGGCTGCTCCCTGGAAACTCAGGAGACGGGGGGTACCGCCTGCAGATCCGGGGGTGCTTTGCTGTGCATGGGGCTCTGCCCCATCacggggggctctggggggggggggttggcaATGAGATAGCAGCCGACATCTGTTTATCTGCAGCTGCCATCTTAATAAGCGGAGCGTGGCCAGCTCTCATCTGCTAATTCTGATGTGGATTTTTAAGaattcatttttcactgttaagAGAATGGAAGTTGGAAGCAGATAAGGGAGCCACGCGGCCGGGAGGAGAatgggctgagctgctgccgCTGCCATTGCTCAGCTTTTATCTTTCGGGGAAAATGACTTCCGCCTTTTTTTGTGAGTGGAGGTAAAAGGTGGAATTTACATTTAACAACTTTCGTTCTCCATCCAAATCTGCTGAGCAAGATAACAGCGGAGCAGCAAATGGTGCAGAGAAGAGGCTGCTCGGAGAGCCGATTAGGGAGGCAAATGTTAGACAAACCTCATCttatttagaaagcaaataatAGGCAGGTTTATGCGAACGCAGAGCTGGTGGGCTGGTGCACCCCTgcaagcagggagggagctgcagtGGCTCTGTGCAGCATTGCCATCCTCAGCACCATCCTCACTGGGGCCAGGCGGCTGCTCAAGCCCCCCACTGTGGCTGCGGGGTGATGGGAAGGGAGGGtctgggggagcaggggcagccagggctgTACCTCCCCGGTGCTGCCTGGGTctggcagtgctgctccctGGAGGATTCCCTGCATGCTGGAGCGGGCCGGGAGGGGAGCTCAGCCCGACCGGCACAGCCGGTTTCTCTGGAAGAGCGAGGGACAGCCTCCGTGCCGGAGAGCCACTCCCAGCCGTCCTGCCGGTCCCAGGCTCTTTGCCCCATAGGTCTTGGCCCTAGAAGAGGAAATCCAGGTTTTTCCCCCCGGCCTGGCCTCTCCTGCTCACTGTCTTCTCCCTCTGTCCCACAGGTGAAGGCCAACGACTCGGACCAGGGCGCTAACGCCGAGATCGACTACTCCTTCCACCAGGCCTCAGACATGGTGCGCCGGCTGCTGCGCCTTGACCGCGCCACGGGGCTCATCACTGTCCAGGGACCCATCGACCGCGAGGACGTCAGCATCCTCAAGTTCTCCGTCATGGCCAAGGACAAGGGGGCCAACCCCAAGAGCGCCCGCACCCAGGTGGTGGTCACCATCAAGGACATGAACGACAACGCGCCCTCCATTGAGATTCGGGGCATCGGGCTGGTCACGCACCAGGATGGCATGGCAAATATCTCGGAGGACGTGCCAGTAGAGACAGCAGTAGCTCTGGTGCAGGTGTCCGACCGAGATGAGGGCGAGAACGCTGTGGTGACATGTGTGGTGGCTGGTGACGTCCCATTCCAGCTGCGGCAGGCAAGTGAAACTGGGAGCGACAGCAAGAAGAAGTACTTCCTGCAGACCACCACGCCACTGGACTACGAGTCGGTGAAGGACTACACAATCGAGATCGTCGCGGTGGACTCGGGGAACCCGCCCCTCTCCAGTACCAACTCGCTGAAGGTGCAGGTGGTGGAcgtgaacgacaacgcgccAGTCTTCAGCCAGAGCTTCACCGAGGTGGCCTTCCCCGAGAACAATGAGCCTGACGACCTGGTGATGGAGGTGAGCGCCAGCGATGCGGACAGTGGCTCCAACGCCAAGCTGGTTTACTCACTGGTGACAGACCCCTCGTCCAAGGGCTCCTTCACTATTGACCCCGACTCTGGGGAGATCCGAGTGAAGGCGGTGCTGGACCGCGAGCAGCGGGAGCGCTACGAGTTCTTGGTGGTGGCGGCAGAcaagggcagccccagcctcaaGGGCACAGCGTCTGTGGCCATCAACGTCATGGACAGGAATGACAACGACCCCAAGTTCATGCTAAGCGGCTACAACTTCTCGGTGATGGAGAACATGCCGCCCCTCAGCCCTGTGGGCATGGTGACGGTGATCGATGCTGACAAAGGAGAAAACGCCCGCATCCAGCTGTCGGTGGAGCAAGACAACGGGGATTTTGTCATCCAGAATGGCACTGGCACCATCCTCTCCAGCATCTCTTTTGACCGGGAGCAGCAGAGTACGTATACTTTCCGGCTCAAGGCAGTGGACGGTGGGGATCCTCCCAGGTCTGCATACGTGGGGGTGACCATCAATGTCTTGGATGAGAATGACAATGCCCCCTTCATCACTTCACCCTCCAATGCCACCTACAAGCACATCCTGCCCCACACGAGCCCTGGCCAGCAGGTGAGCAAGGTCAAGGCAGAAGACATTGACTCCGGCGTCAACGCGGAGCTGACCTACAGCATCACGGGAGGCAACCCCTTCGAGCTCTTCCAGATCTCCCCGCACAGCGGAGACATCACGCTGGAGAAGGAGATCCTGCGCAAGCACCACGGCCTGCACCGCTTGGTTGTGCGCGTCAACGACAAGGGCAAGCCCTCGAGGCACGGCACGGCGCTGGTGCACTTCTATGTCAACGAGACATTGGCCAACCGCACGCTGCTGGACACGCTGGTGGGGCACAGCCTGGACACGCCGCTCGACATAGACATCGCTGGAGACCCTGAATATGAGCGCAGCAAACAGCGAAGCAACATCCTCTTCGGAGTCATCGCTGGCATCGTGGCGGTCACCTTGGTCATCGTGCTGGTCGTGCTGGTGCGCTACTGCCGGCAGCGGGAGGCCAAGAGTGGCTACCAGGCAGGCAAGAAGGAGACCAAGGACCTGTATGCACCCAAGCAGGCCAGCAAGAGCGGTAAGAGCAAGAACAAGGTGAAGAAGAGCAAGTCCCCAAAGCCACCCAAGCCCacggaggacgaggaggagacGGGGCTGCAGAAATCGCTCAAGTTCAACCTCATGAATGACTCTGTCAGCGACAGCCCTCGCATCCACCTGCCCCTCAACTACCCGCCGGGCAGCCCGGACCTGGGGCGCCACTACCGCTCCAACTCGCCCCTGCCCTCCATCCAGCTGCAGCCTCAGTCGCCCTCTGCCTCCAAGAAGCACCAGGTGGTGCAGGACCTGCCGGCCACCAACACCTTTGTTGGCACCGGGGACAACAACTCGACGGGCTCCGAGCAGTACTCGGACTACAGCTACCGCACCAACCCCCAGAAATACACCAACAAGCAGGTAGGAGAGCTCATCCTGAGGCCGGCAGCGGCCCCCCCGCTGCACCGGGGAGCCATCTGGACCGAGGTGTGGGAGTGAGCCTGGACTGGCCCCCGGCGCACGTGGCCGGGGGAGGCTGGCGGAGGACGGCCACcgtggggaggggacagggaagggGACAGAAAAATGTCACAGCCCTCGTCACGGCGCCCGGGGCTGGGACCTGGGTGGCGGTGATATGAAGGGCGCTGCATGCCTGTGCCTCTGCATGGGGAGCACCGGGGGAGGGAAGCCCACCCGCCCGGGTCCCTTTTGGGGATCGGCACCCAGCAGGGCAATGCCACCCCGGGGAGCACGGAGCGAGGCGCTTGCTGTGGCCAGCTCCCTGTGCAAAGCATCCCGAAAAAGGGAGCTCTGTGGCTGCCCGGGCaggcggggctgggctggggagcaaAGCGCTGCCTTTTTCCCAGGCTCGGGTTCTGCCTTCCCCGGGGCTTGGGCCCTCTGCCATAAGCTGGCACGGTGAAAATCCACCTCGGTGCGAGCAGCAGAGCCCGGCGGCTTTTCTCCACGCAGGGCTCCTCGCTGGTGGCACGGGGCCGGCAGGGGAGGGTGGCCGAGGAGCGGGGCACTGGGGTCTCTGCTGCGTGCTGCGGTCGGGTCACTGCTCTCCGTCTGGCCAGGGACTTCTGCGGGGCAGGGCGGAGGAAGGACTTGGCTGCCGAGCGGGAAGGGCTGCTGGCTGGTGTGCTTGGAGGTCGCGGGAGGACCGCAGGGGTCCGGAGCTTGCGGGACCTTCTCTCCTTGGGCTGTCTGGCCAGTTGGCTTGCACCACGTTTCTGCTTTGGCGCCTGTCGGGTCTGTCCTTAGCGAGCTAGGGAGGGAGAGCAGGGACGGGTGCCTCTGGCTTCACCTGTTCCCGGCCCCATGGGTGAGGACCGCCCGCTCCGCCCCACGCCGTGCTGTAACCCCGTGTGCCCCGTCAGCggcaggctgggctcctgccgTGGGGCTGAGCTCTTCTGCCCTGTTGGATTTGACTTCAataaagttttctatttttgacCACTTGTGCCTTATTTTCCGTGCTGCCCCTGAGGCTGCTCTGGCTCACGGCCATTTCCCAGGCAGCCTTCCCCTGGCCCCAGCACCCAGAAGAGATGCGAGTGTGGGCCAACattcccctctgcccccagcgTGGCCCCCACAGAGGTCTCAGTGTGACGCCATCTGTGGGGGCCATCTGTGTTGGCCCCCTTGCTCCACATCTCCCATCTCCAGCCCTCTAAGAGGAGACGCCTTCCCCAGGATGTGGTGCACCATGCACACACCCCGACACCCCTTGGCTGTGCTCATTCCCACATCCACTTGAGACCCTCCATCTCCCCAGGCCAGCACGtggaggagcagagccctgcctgggTAGCATGACCCAAATCCTGCCGCAGTGCTGCAATGAGGACGCGGATGCAGATGGAGCCCGGGTGCGTCAGCAGCGCTGGGGGGGCACCCGATGCAAGGCACTCCCCGCCCTGCCATGCAGCGGGCACCCTTGCAGTGGAGGAGATGTCCTCCCAAGCAGGCCTGCAATGGGGCAAGGTGACCAAGCTCCCCTAAGACCATAGTGCCCCCCTCCCTGGCCACCGCATCCTCATTCTCAGGGTTTTTGGTTCAAatgggggcgcgggggggcaCCGGATTCACTTCTTCCCCAGGGGCTCCAACCGGCCCCACCAGCCTGCTGAAGGAGAGGAGGTCTGGTGCTTGGAGAGATTAGATCATCCGGGGAAACCAGTGCTTCTGGCTCTGGTGGTTTCAGCCCGGTGCCAGCCTTGGCTCTCTCAACCTCCTCGTTTGTTTTGCTAACAGCGTAAGGTTTTATCTCGAACCGCTCAGGAAGCGTCTGGGCCTCCTGGGCAGGCATGGCTGGGCCCCGCGGGGCGATGTGGtggctgcagaagaggaaaggagacggcagcacccacctccagcccagcccctgcagggctgggccgGGCAGGCTGGGGACCTGGCTCGGCGCTGCTATCTGCATCCCTTTGGGAACCGTCTGAAAGccatttcccttccttccttgcccTCAGCAGCTCTTTGATGAACCTGGAGCGAGAACGCAACCTCTCAGGTGCTCAAGTTCTTCTGCCTATCTCCCAGCCTCCATCCTTTGGGgcattttttgtacttttttttttttctcctttatcctCTCACGGCTGCACAgagccggggctgccccaggtCACTGCAGCCCCCCACCACTCCAGAAGCTGACTGGAGTGATGTTGGCTTGGGCATGCTGCTGCGAGCTCAGCAGAGGCACCTGCACCTGcctgcaggctcaggagcaCGGCGCAGCATTAATTACTCTCCGCGGGTGAGGGGGAATAGGAGGAATATTGTAGCTGTAAtggacagaaatgaaattgtcTTGTTGTAGAATTTTGCTTAGAGTCTCCATAAATTGCAGGTTTAGGTGTTGGCAGATGTTTGGGAAAGTCTCCTGCTGTCCTGGGTCAGTGGATTTTCTCAAGGTCGCTCACGTGGAATGAGCTGATAAATGGATCCAGCGCCAAGCTGCAGATGGAGCAGAGGGTTCAGGGAGGACCTgccctgttttcttctgctccgGAAAGATTTCCCAGTCTGCAAAtcagctcctgctccccacaTCATTTGGGACTGGTGTGGATTCAGCACGGTTGTGGGCACTGGGGATGCAGTGCAGGGGACCCTGAGCATCCATAGGGAGCATGAAAGGGGCGAGGAGCGGGGCAGGTTGGGGTGCTTGCAGCCTGTAGTCCCCGGCCACAGGCTGGGGTGCCAATGGGGTGCAGCCTGCATcccctgcaggaggaggtggcacGGGAATGGGAACCATGCTGTCccaggaggaggtggcagggggTTGCATGCAGGCTGTACGACGCAGAGAGGTGACAGTGGAGTGTGCGGAGCACGGTGACTCCTCAGTGTGCATCCAAGGGGGCCGTGGTGCTGACCTGGTGCTGACTGTCCACATCCCGCTGGGGAGAGCATCGGGTTTCTCCTGATTGAGGCCCCTGGCCCCGCTGCCACTGGGGACCTCACCCTTTGCTCCTCTGATGGCTTGCAAGGAATAACTTTAATCTCTTCCTCTGCATGGAACCCCTGTGCCCTGCGCTCTCCTCGCCGTTGCTGCATGCCGGGCTGCCTGGGGGGCTCTCAGCTCCCCAGaccctccagctgcagccggttcctcctccccaccctgctgaGCCAGGTGCTGGCCCGCTCCCCCCTCTTCCCTTTGCTTCTCAGTCCCACCCCCCACCGGCTCTCACATTTACGCCtgccccctccttccctctcccctgctctctcccccttcctcctgctccacccAGGCAGCGATCTCCCCCTTCCCGGTtgctttcccctccccaaaccccaaGGGATGCTGAGCCCTGCTGAGTCCCTGCTGGCTCCAGCGGGTCCCCAGCGCGATGAAAGCACTGGCTGTGGCCAAGGCGCACTGATTGATATTCCCGGCACCGCTCTGCCCGCTCGGCCGGGCtctcagctgcagtgctgctcccgGACCCGCCTGGAGCAGGGCCCAAGCCTGCAGCCTGTTTAATCAGGCACCCTgactggggaggagggggg includes these proteins:
- the PCDH1 gene encoding protocadherin-1; the protein is MQTSLDQRSGDRPHPTPLRRRMRPLASCLGLWLLCQLPALVCGTRVVYKVQEEQPPNTLIGSLASDYGFPDVGHLYKLEVGAPYLRVDGKTGDIYTTETSIDRESLRECQHLLPGEPCYLEFEVSITDLIMNSSPRLLEGQIEVLDINDNTPNFASPVLTLTIPENTNIGALFSIPPAMDRDSGPNGVASYELMAGPEAQELFGLQVAEDQDEKQPQLIVMGNLDREQWDSYDLTIKVQDGGSPPRASSALLRITIVDMNDNAPKFEKALYEAELSENSPVGHSVLQVKANDSDQGANAEIDYSFHQASDMVRRLLRLDRATGLITVQGPIDREDVSILKFSVMAKDKGANPKSARTQVVVTIKDMNDNAPSIEIRGIGLVTHQDGMANISEDVPVETAVALVQVSDRDEGENAVVTCVVAGDVPFQLRQASETGSDSKKKYFLQTTTPLDYESVKDYTIEIVAVDSGNPPLSSTNSLKVQVVDVNDNAPVFSQSFTEVAFPENNEPDDLVMEVSASDADSGSNAKLVYSLVTDPSSKGSFTIDPDSGEIRVKAVLDREQRERYEFLVVAADKGSPSLKGTASVAINVMDRNDNDPKFMLSGYNFSVMENMPPLSPVGMVTVIDADKGENARIQLSVEQDNGDFVIQNGTGTILSSISFDREQQSTYTFRLKAVDGGDPPRSAYVGVTINVLDENDNAPFITSPSNATYKHILPHTSPGQQVSKVKAEDIDSGVNAELTYSITGGNPFELFQISPHSGDITLEKEILRKHHGLHRLVVRVNDKGKPSRHGTALVHFYVNETLANRTLLDTLVGHSLDTPLDIDIAGDPEYERSKQRSNILFGVIAGIVAVTLVIVLVVLVRYCRQREAKSGYQAGKKETKDLYAPKQASKSGKSKNKVKKSKSPKPPKPTEDEEETGLQKSLKFNLMNDSVSDSPRIHLPLNYPPGSPDLGRHYRSNSPLPSIQLQPQSPSASKKHQVVQDLPATNTFVGTGDNNSTGSEQYSDYSYRTNPQKYTNKQLPHRRVTFSAASQAQDLQDPSQHSYYDSGLEESETPSSKSSSGPRIGPLALPEDHYERTTPDGSIGEMEHPENDLRPLPDVAMTGTCTRECTEFGHSDTCWMPGQSSPSRRPKNALKLSTFVPYQDRGSQEQVGNGSPRLSEERSTKMANLRLLPTYSAFSNSSHEPCKDSPMEEIPLTQTSDFQPATTPSSQTTKREIYL